In Desulfomonile tiedjei DSM 6799, a genomic segment contains:
- a CDS encoding DegT/DnrJ/EryC1/StrS family aminotransferase yields MTDFDDNLRVPLLDLEPIHQPIREHLRQAVVSVLESNRFIGGPEVERFEREAAAYCGASFAVGVSSGTDALIVSLMALGIGNGDEVIVPSFTFFSTAGSVRRIGAQPVFCDIEPGTFNLDVRSVERLITKRTKAVIPVHLFGQCADMNAIAGISEKYGLKVVEDAAQAIGAEFNGRKAGTFGDTGCFSFFPSKNLGSIGDAGMVITNDPELADRIRLLREHGASRRYYHSMVGGNFRLDAIQAAALTVKLSYLEQWHLQRVANAGAYSAAFADLQERDLLSIPVQAPQRKHVFNQYVIRVRDRDRLQEYLGNKGIGTAVYYPIPLHLQECFQNLGCAEGSLPESEKAAHEVLALPVFPGLTDAQRSKVIAAVHDFLQVR; encoded by the coding sequence ATGACTGATTTCGACGATAACCTCAGGGTACCGCTCTTGGATCTCGAGCCTATACATCAACCCATCAGGGAACACCTCCGGCAAGCAGTTGTTTCCGTTTTGGAGTCAAACCGTTTCATCGGGGGTCCCGAGGTCGAGCGTTTTGAACGTGAAGCGGCTGCATATTGCGGAGCTTCTTTTGCCGTGGGCGTCTCTTCCGGCACGGATGCGCTCATAGTATCGCTCATGGCGCTGGGCATAGGAAACGGGGATGAAGTAATAGTTCCGAGTTTCACGTTCTTCTCCACTGCGGGATCGGTTCGTCGGATCGGTGCGCAGCCGGTATTCTGTGATATAGAGCCCGGTACGTTTAATCTGGATGTCCGATCTGTGGAGCGCCTGATAACGAAACGCACCAAAGCTGTCATTCCCGTGCATCTCTTCGGGCAATGCGCCGACATGAACGCCATTGCCGGCATTTCTGAAAAATACGGCCTCAAAGTGGTTGAAGACGCTGCTCAAGCCATTGGGGCGGAATTCAACGGCCGCAAAGCGGGAACATTTGGCGATACAGGATGTTTTTCATTCTTTCCGTCCAAGAACCTGGGAAGCATTGGAGATGCCGGCATGGTTATCACCAATGATCCTGAGCTTGCAGACCGAATTCGCCTGCTTCGCGAGCACGGAGCAAGTCGCAGGTATTACCATTCCATGGTCGGTGGAAACTTCCGTTTGGACGCGATTCAGGCGGCAGCACTGACCGTGAAGTTATCTTATCTGGAACAGTGGCATCTGCAGCGCGTTGCGAATGCCGGTGCGTATTCCGCAGCGTTTGCCGATCTGCAGGAGCGAGACCTGCTTAGTATTCCGGTCCAAGCTCCTCAAAGAAAACATGTCTTTAATCAGTATGTGATTCGAGTGCGAGATCGAGACCGACTTCAGGAATACCTCGGTAATAAGGGAATCGGAACCGCTGTGTATTATCCTATTCCTCTTCATTTGCAGGAGTGCTTTCAAAATCTGGGATGTGCTGAAGGCAGTCTGCCGGAAAGCGAAAAGGCTGCACATGAGGTTCTTGCGCTCCCTGTTTTTCCCGGACTGACAGATGCCCAGAGGTCTAAAGTCATAGCGGCTGTCCACGACTTTCTGCAGGTACGTTGA
- a CDS encoding pentapeptide repeat-containing protein has product MNREIRNRFSSSVIVSGEAVSIKSLLREKARPGDDFSEAELSQVDLSSLNLSGMKFMRCNFSRANLTKTNFADSDLTGSNLTTAVLVAATLTGSDLTETNLTGADLTAADLVNSTLINADLYWARLTLATLDGADLSQANLSKSDLTLASLTGADLFWADLGGATLVGTNLSKAVLTVANLSKAALMMADLSGAILAGADLSGADLSEANLTGADLSEANLRGSNLAGVDLDVVDLSKTRR; this is encoded by the coding sequence TTGAATCGTGAGATCAGAAATCGCTTCTCGTCATCCGTGATCGTCTCCGGGGAGGCAGTATCGATCAAATCGTTGTTGCGGGAGAAGGCGCGGCCGGGAGACGATTTTTCCGAGGCAGAACTTTCACAGGTCGACCTGTCGTCATTGAATCTGTCAGGGATGAAATTCATGCGATGCAATTTTTCCCGAGCAAACCTTACGAAGACGAATTTTGCCGACTCCGATCTTACGGGGAGCAACTTGACGACTGCTGTTCTTGTTGCTGCCACGCTCACGGGAAGCGATCTCACGGAAACCAACCTTACCGGAGCCGACTTAACGGCCGCAGATCTGGTGAATTCCACGTTAATTAACGCAGACTTGTACTGGGCCCGTCTCACTCTTGCCACCCTGGACGGAGCAGATTTATCCCAGGCAAATCTCTCCAAGAGCGACCTCACTCTTGCCAGTTTGACCGGCGCCGACTTGTTCTGGGCCGATCTGGGAGGAGCAACCCTAGTCGGGACAAATTTGTCAAAGGCAGTGCTCACCGTGGCCAATTTGTCCAAGGCCGCCCTCATGATGGCTGATTTGTCGGGAGCAATACTAGCTGGAGCAGATCTCTCTGGAGCGGATCTGTCGGAAGCCAATCTGACCGGCGCGGATTTGAGTGAGGCCAACCTGCGTGGAAGCAATCTAGCCGGCGTAGACCTGGATGTCGTCGATCTGAGTAAGACTAGACGGTGA
- the lon gene encoding endopeptidase La, giving the protein MNSAKLVGNFPSIVPILPLRDMVVFPNVMVPLFLKGSRVVKLAESVAGVDNLVGLFYQKTRSRLGLASEEISLVGTLARIQQVVRLDNGGIKAIADGVCRIRLVRQTQSEPYLMGEVTRLEEVSEPQELLDSFVRSVAALFKVSLTLGRPVSDHSMSMVERADDPGKLADLIAVYLSLKAEIKQNLLEIEDPIARLRKVFSYLHADIQNLQPKLQGLGEPAANSGLMRRQREMGLRHQIRSLQKDLSAPDDPHLSEIKEFEEKVRNSGMPDEAVEVATRELQRLERIPPHSPEYTVSRTYLEVLTSLPWNVTTQDNLDINRAQEILEEDHYNLHDVKDRILEFLAVHKLREHNKGPILCLVGPPGVGKTSLGRSIARALGRKFIRISLGGMRDEAEIRGHRRTYIGAMTGRIIQELRRAGTRNPVFMLDEVDKIGQDFRGDPACALLEVLDPEQNNAFGDHYLDIPFDLSSVMFICTANQLDPIPAPLRDRMEIIRISGYTDEEKQVIAEKFLVRKAKEENGISDYPFTITSDAIGFVIRGFTREAGVRNLEREIGSVFRKLARDVSMELPLREEVTPQVVEELLGPQRFFFDLAEETDQIGIATGLAWTEHGGDIIFIEVTGFRGQKNLTMTGSLGEVMQESARAALSYLRNNCSFYGLDDHLLGETDLHIHVPAGAIPKDGPSAGVTIAVALSSFFTGIPIRRDVAMTGEVTLRGRVLAVGGVKEKLLAARRAGIREVILPKRNEPHLRDLPDYVKEGMILHFVSDVGQAVRIALNTDLPGICDAFSPDQPILPLFPNQAGGYSISARTSGTH; this is encoded by the coding sequence ATGAACTCAGCCAAGTTGGTGGGAAATTTTCCTTCGATTGTGCCTATTCTTCCGTTGAGGGACATGGTCGTTTTTCCTAACGTAATGGTCCCGCTTTTCCTGAAAGGATCCCGGGTAGTCAAACTCGCTGAATCCGTTGCAGGAGTGGACAATCTCGTCGGCCTTTTCTACCAAAAAACTCGCAGTCGTCTTGGATTGGCTTCGGAAGAGATTTCTCTGGTAGGTACACTTGCCCGGATTCAGCAAGTCGTTCGGCTTGATAACGGTGGTATCAAGGCCATTGCCGACGGCGTATGCCGGATCAGGCTCGTCCGACAGACTCAGTCCGAACCGTATCTCATGGGAGAGGTCACTCGACTCGAAGAAGTGTCCGAGCCGCAGGAACTGCTGGATTCCTTTGTTCGAAGTGTGGCAGCGCTGTTCAAAGTCAGTCTCACATTAGGCAGGCCTGTCAGCGATCATTCCATGTCCATGGTGGAACGAGCGGACGATCCGGGTAAACTGGCCGATTTGATAGCTGTCTATCTTTCTCTGAAAGCAGAGATAAAACAGAATCTTCTGGAAATTGAGGATCCCATTGCACGGCTAAGAAAAGTCTTTTCGTACCTGCATGCGGATATTCAGAACCTGCAGCCTAAATTACAGGGCCTCGGTGAACCTGCTGCAAATTCGGGTCTCATGCGAAGACAGAGGGAAATGGGCTTGAGACATCAAATCCGATCCCTCCAGAAGGATCTTTCCGCTCCCGACGATCCTCATCTATCGGAAATCAAAGAATTCGAGGAAAAAGTCCGAAATTCCGGCATGCCTGACGAAGCCGTCGAAGTGGCAACCCGCGAACTCCAGCGGCTTGAGAGAATTCCTCCACATTCTCCGGAGTATACTGTTTCCCGGACCTATTTGGAGGTGCTGACCTCTTTGCCGTGGAACGTGACCACGCAAGATAACCTGGACATCAATCGCGCTCAGGAAATTCTCGAAGAAGATCACTACAATCTTCACGACGTGAAAGACAGAATTCTCGAGTTTTTGGCTGTGCACAAACTCAGGGAACACAATAAAGGCCCTATCCTGTGCCTGGTCGGACCTCCCGGAGTTGGCAAGACATCACTCGGCAGATCGATTGCACGTGCTCTGGGCCGAAAGTTTATACGCATTTCTTTGGGAGGAATGCGTGACGAGGCCGAAATCAGAGGTCACAGACGTACCTATATCGGTGCCATGACCGGCCGGATCATCCAAGAACTCAGGCGAGCCGGAACGCGAAATCCTGTATTCATGCTCGATGAAGTGGACAAAATCGGACAGGATTTCCGAGGCGATCCTGCTTGTGCCTTGCTCGAAGTACTGGATCCGGAGCAGAACAACGCTTTTGGAGATCATTACCTGGATATTCCCTTCGATCTTAGTAGTGTGATGTTTATTTGCACTGCAAACCAGTTGGACCCGATTCCGGCGCCTTTGCGAGACCGTATGGAGATAATTCGTATATCCGGGTACACGGACGAAGAAAAGCAGGTCATAGCGGAAAAGTTTCTCGTTCGCAAAGCAAAAGAAGAAAACGGCATTAGCGACTATCCTTTTACCATAACATCCGATGCCATCGGTTTTGTAATCAGGGGATTCACGCGAGAAGCCGGAGTCCGCAATCTGGAGCGCGAAATCGGATCGGTCTTCAGGAAGTTGGCTCGAGATGTGTCCATGGAACTCCCTCTCAGAGAAGAAGTCACTCCTCAGGTAGTAGAAGAGCTTCTCGGACCGCAACGCTTTTTCTTCGATCTCGCGGAAGAGACCGATCAAATTGGAATTGCCACAGGCCTTGCCTGGACAGAACATGGTGGAGACATCATTTTCATTGAAGTCACCGGGTTCAGAGGTCAAAAGAATCTCACCATGACCGGCTCTCTGGGCGAAGTCATGCAAGAGTCGGCCAGAGCAGCATTGAGCTATCTGAGAAATAATTGCAGTTTTTACGGATTAGACGATCATCTGCTCGGAGAAACCGATCTCCACATTCACGTTCCGGCAGGTGCCATACCGAAAGACGGTCCATCGGCAGGAGTAACCATCGCTGTGGCGCTCTCATCGTTTTTCACGGGCATTCCGATTCGCCGGGATGTTGCCATGACCGGGGAAGTAACCCTTAGAGGTAGAGTCCTGGCAGTGGGCGGTGTGAAAGAAAAGCTTCTCGCAGCGCGTCGTGCAGGCATTCGTGAAGTAATCCTCCCCAAGAGAAACGAGCCGCATTTACGAGACTTACCGGATTATGTCAAAGAGGGCATGATTCTGCATTTCGTATCTGATGTAGGCCAGGCTGTAAGAATTGCGCTCAATACAGACTTACCCGGAATTTGCGACGCGTTTTCCCCCGATCAGCCGATTTTGCCATTATTCCCCAATCAGGCAGGTGGCTACAGTATCAGCGCAAGGACTTCCGGGACTCATTAG
- a CDS encoding YjfK family protein yields the protein MAETWNLLRRMGQKKIDQYKESFQRSGRERVDKDLPLGIRMSGIVEIPQVDFILGGDQLKIKHPGDANVVISYGHFPVGDSVVHRFYLDASGMVYVLQIVTDRTNTVEECKLFMPYDEVIPDDWEFWLGERDGYIGYEIFDIKDGTRYFRVWDSDRKTVVEQDDQGNQITRIPPMEYMETVYLSPWGEESETVKYDSMLYGRQVNENLDEYLLLSAVSEKDGASVQIMVGIELQPASIKVI from the coding sequence ATGGCAGAAACCTGGAACCTTCTGAGAAGGATGGGACAAAAGAAGATCGACCAATATAAGGAATCCTTTCAAAGAAGCGGTCGGGAACGCGTGGACAAGGACTTGCCTCTGGGCATTCGCATGAGCGGAATAGTTGAGATTCCCCAGGTTGACTTCATTCTGGGCGGTGATCAACTAAAGATTAAACATCCCGGCGACGCGAATGTCGTGATTTCGTACGGGCATTTCCCTGTGGGTGATTCGGTTGTTCACAGGTTTTACCTGGATGCGTCTGGAATGGTTTACGTGCTGCAGATCGTAACGGACAGAACGAACACTGTGGAAGAATGTAAGCTCTTCATGCCCTATGATGAAGTGATTCCGGATGATTGGGAATTCTGGCTGGGCGAGCGTGATGGATATATCGGATACGAAATATTCGATATCAAAGACGGCACCAGGTATTTTCGAGTTTGGGACAGCGACCGAAAAACGGTCGTGGAACAGGACGACCAAGGTAATCAAATCACGCGGATACCGCCCATGGAATACATGGAGACGGTATATCTTTCCCCCTGGGGTGAAGAAAGCGAAACAGTCAAGTATGATTCCATGCTTTACGGCCGCCAGGTGAACGAGAACCTGGACGAGTACTTGCTGCTCTCGGCAGTGAGTGAAAAAGATGGAGCTTCAGTTCAGATCATGGTGGGAATCGAGCTCCAACCGGCATCGATCAAAGTAATCTGA
- a CDS encoding TAXI family TRAP transporter solute-binding subunit — MKRLRFLSILLVSAVFLVGQFAYFADQGLAASRGFSGSRGSGFGRSAPWSSPTQKTWNRSGGGLFGQERGSSGYSKPSLGQRPGAYQQPPQSSGSSSSGYSKPSLGGGAPVSPRPETGKFSYPGTGSSQTPSSSGYSKPSLGSGQPPSVSSGSGGYSKPTPAEVSRPGASTSGGYTKPSPSPEQGKFTGGSRFDRQTVNQLEKKKAQESLERYKAEQSKFQKPAYKVEGVESNPLYQKAKNYSGFDYGTYYGNRDNFYRQQNWAPPSYAFGSSPAFGLFSGMFLYWMLDHIGNKSVAATAYNHWNDPGFQKWRDEVGTLAKDNPELKSKLDEMDKQVKALQGTPKDPAYLPPGVPPEVALAGSVLATKKPEKPVLRIATGREGGWYDRFGVKLAETAQTLQVESIRTEGSLDNLRMLAEGKADMAIVQSDVLAIMDKKLQGKDLISEQSSLYLEYAQLIANRDSGIKSVQDIDPSKNVVLVGPKGSGTALTWEALGYLDKRYQKIPFQYSDYDSALSEVQKNSKALMLFVGGLNSDFLKKAESVAEKSGNLRLVTLDDRHFARRADKHGNSIYRFAEIQSDIYPSLQKGWFFSGDVRTLAVQAVVVLRTEWARKFGPEAMDALSKAILTVKPDIQKLANRTQ; from the coding sequence ATGAAAAGATTACGATTTCTCTCAATACTCTTAGTAAGCGCTGTATTCCTTGTCGGGCAGTTCGCTTACTTCGCGGATCAAGGTTTAGCGGCAAGCCGGGGCTTTTCGGGCTCGCGAGGGTCCGGGTTCGGCAGGAGCGCTCCCTGGTCCTCGCCAACTCAGAAAACATGGAATCGAAGTGGAGGAGGTCTTTTCGGCCAGGAGCGTGGTTCTTCGGGGTACAGCAAACCTTCTCTCGGACAACGTCCCGGTGCGTATCAGCAACCTCCCCAAAGCAGCGGCTCTTCATCGTCAGGATACTCGAAACCGTCTCTGGGGGGAGGGGCTCCCGTATCGCCTCGTCCTGAAACCGGGAAATTCAGCTATCCAGGCACGGGAAGTTCACAGACCCCGTCCTCTTCGGGATATTCCAAACCTTCCCTGGGGTCAGGCCAACCGCCATCGGTTAGCTCCGGTTCCGGGGGATATTCGAAACCAACTCCGGCTGAGGTCTCACGGCCGGGGGCGAGCACCTCGGGAGGTTACACAAAACCGTCACCATCTCCCGAACAGGGCAAGTTCACCGGTGGATCCCGGTTTGACCGGCAGACCGTGAACCAGCTCGAAAAAAAGAAGGCTCAGGAATCGCTCGAAAGGTACAAGGCTGAACAGAGCAAATTCCAAAAACCCGCGTACAAAGTGGAGGGTGTGGAATCAAATCCCCTGTATCAAAAGGCAAAGAACTACTCTGGGTTTGATTACGGCACTTATTACGGGAACAGGGACAATTTTTACAGACAACAAAACTGGGCCCCACCGTCTTATGCTTTCGGAAGCTCACCCGCTTTCGGCCTGTTCAGCGGCATGTTCCTTTACTGGATGTTGGACCATATCGGCAATAAAAGTGTTGCTGCGACAGCGTACAATCATTGGAACGATCCCGGATTTCAAAAATGGAGAGACGAAGTCGGGACCCTTGCCAAAGATAACCCTGAGCTGAAATCCAAGCTGGATGAAATGGACAAGCAGGTAAAAGCATTGCAGGGTACCCCGAAAGACCCTGCTTACCTGCCGCCGGGAGTGCCTCCGGAAGTAGCTCTTGCTGGAAGTGTGCTTGCGACAAAGAAACCTGAAAAACCTGTCTTGAGGATTGCAACCGGCCGAGAAGGAGGCTGGTACGACCGTTTTGGCGTGAAACTCGCCGAGACCGCGCAGACGCTGCAAGTGGAAAGTATCCGTACGGAAGGATCTCTGGACAACTTGAGGATGCTTGCGGAAGGCAAGGCTGACATGGCAATCGTCCAATCCGACGTTTTGGCGATTATGGACAAGAAATTACAGGGAAAAGACCTGATCTCTGAACAGAGCAGCTTATACCTGGAGTATGCGCAACTCATAGCAAACAGGGATAGCGGGATAAAATCCGTGCAGGATATCGATCCGTCCAAGAATGTCGTCCTCGTGGGACCGAAGGGGTCAGGTACCGCGCTGACGTGGGAAGCCCTCGGATACTTGGATAAACGATACCAGAAGATACCGTTCCAGTATTCGGATTATGATTCAGCCTTGAGCGAAGTGCAGAAGAACAGCAAAGCGCTCATGCTCTTTGTGGGAGGCCTGAACAGTGATTTTCTCAAGAAAGCGGAAAGTGTAGCGGAAAAATCGGGAAATCTCCGGCTGGTCACTCTGGATGACCGTCATTTTGCCAGAAGAGCGGATAAGCACGGGAATTCAATTTATCGGTTCGCGGAAATTCAGTCCGACATTTATCCGAGTCTTCAGAAAGGATGGTTTTTCAGTGGTGATGTTCGGACTCTTGCCGTCCAAGCGGTTGTCGTGTTGAGGACCGAATGGGCTCGGAAGTTCGGTCCCGAAGCCATGGATGCACTGTCCAAAGCAATCTTGACAGTGAAACCTGACATTCAGAAGCTCGCGAATAGAACTCAATGA
- a CDS encoding response regulator, whose translation MGESVLTGKRILAVDDEPDILDVLEEELDRFGVKMDRALSYEGGIQLLTSCTYDLVILDIMGVRGFELLEVAVLKKFPVVMLTAHALSPQALKKSIELGARAYIPKDDIEHIVPFLEDVQTLSYESAWLKTLKRLGEFFGTRFGPNWRKSEKEFWENFEKTLEMKESTIIKN comes from the coding sequence ATGGGGGAGAGCGTTTTAACGGGCAAGAGAATCCTGGCAGTTGACGATGAACCTGACATCCTCGATGTTTTGGAGGAAGAGCTCGACAGGTTTGGAGTCAAGATGGACAGGGCACTGAGTTACGAAGGCGGAATTCAGTTGCTTACTTCTTGCACCTATGATTTGGTCATTCTGGACATCATGGGTGTTCGGGGTTTTGAACTCCTGGAAGTCGCGGTCCTCAAGAAATTCCCGGTAGTGATGCTTACTGCACATGCACTGAGCCCTCAGGCTCTCAAAAAGTCCATCGAACTTGGAGCGCGAGCGTACATCCCCAAAGATGACATAGAGCACATTGTCCCCTTCCTCGAAGATGTTCAAACCCTCAGTTATGAGTCAGCCTGGCTCAAGACACTCAAAAGACTCGGTGAATTCTTTGGAACCCGGTTCGGCCCGAACTGGAGAAAATCGGAAAAAGAATTCTGGGAAAATTTCGAAAAGACCTTGGAAATGAAGGAATCTACGATCATCAAGAATTGA
- a CDS encoding pyruvate kinase alpha/beta domain-containing protein, whose protein sequence is MIRQVEYFEKPGKENTRRCVEIVSDLVNEGFSHVVVATTGGQTALAVSEYLQGKDVNIVAVTHNIGYAGPNQDECPLEVRQELTNRGVKIFTGTILSRGIEAALMKKHQGVYPAYIVAQSLRLFCQGIKVCVECAVEACDAGLIPEGPDIVAMAGTGRGADTVAVLVAHPSDRFFDVKIKQILAKPL, encoded by the coding sequence ATGATTCGACAGGTTGAATATTTTGAAAAACCGGGCAAAGAAAATACCCGCAGATGTGTGGAGATTGTCTCGGACCTCGTCAACGAAGGCTTTTCTCATGTCGTAGTTGCGACTACGGGAGGCCAGACTGCGCTGGCTGTCTCCGAGTATCTCCAGGGAAAAGACGTAAACATTGTCGCAGTCACTCACAATATCGGGTACGCGGGCCCGAACCAGGACGAGTGTCCACTGGAAGTACGACAGGAATTAACTAATCGCGGGGTGAAAATTTTCACTGGAACCATTTTGTCACGCGGCATAGAAGCAGCCCTCATGAAGAAACACCAGGGGGTCTATCCTGCCTATATTGTAGCGCAAAGCCTGCGTCTCTTCTGCCAGGGAATAAAAGTATGTGTAGAGTGCGCTGTGGAGGCTTGCGATGCAGGACTTATACCTGAAGGACCGGACATAGTAGCCATGGCGGGAACAGGACGGGGCGCGGATACCGTCGCTGTGCTGGTGGCGCATCCGTCCGATCGATTTTTTGATGTAAAGATAAAACAGATTTTGGCGAAACCTCTGTAG
- a CDS encoding GNAT family N-acetyltransferase, with the protein MTPGTLAQYLDKLGEPFEAGSCSGTNVSDIIEMYDEFTPKAVTQGLPPANASARHRWVEALFQTGDNFAAWKLGKVAGHSVLIPDLERNDAEYLIFVLGQYQNRGVGTVLTRIAINRAIALGIHQLWLTVEAYNFRAIRMYKNAGFQFCDEGDRERTMLKEL; encoded by the coding sequence ATGACACCCGGTACGCTTGCGCAGTATCTTGATAAATTGGGAGAACCGTTCGAGGCAGGGTCGTGCTCGGGTACGAATGTATCGGACATCATAGAAATGTACGACGAGTTCACGCCCAAAGCGGTCACGCAAGGATTGCCCCCTGCCAACGCGAGTGCCCGCCACCGCTGGGTGGAAGCACTCTTTCAGACAGGCGACAATTTTGCTGCATGGAAACTGGGCAAAGTCGCCGGGCACAGCGTTTTGATCCCGGATCTTGAACGAAACGATGCCGAATACTTGATTTTCGTTCTCGGACAGTATCAGAACCGCGGAGTGGGGACTGTTCTGACGCGGATCGCTATCAATCGGGCCATAGCATTGGGAATTCACCAACTATGGCTTACTGTGGAAGCCTACAATTTTCGGGCTATACGCATGTACAAGAATGCCGGTTTTCAATTCTGTGATGAAGGCGACAGGGAACGAACCATGCTGAAAGAATTGTGA
- a CDS encoding histone deacetylase family protein, which produces MEHRPGLVHPESPNRLRSLYRLVDKEFKDVVTFVEPQSATLEQLELVHTPQYIKQIMSTAGKEFTNLAPDTPVSANTYLAAWLAVGGCLKALEALMEGRFRACFCLVRPPGHHALTDRAGGFCIFNNLGVTAKYAIETYGLKRILIVDWDIHHGNALQDLFYGENRVLYFSSHYRGWYPHTGDWDEFGESEGLGYNVNLPVPKEMTDNDIIHVYRELVGRIVRRWKPELILIAAGFDAHEKDPLGRTRLSENAYGWLMQMILQFSDAAKSAPILLSLEGGYDLWALVSSVREVLRVLTFEGRRNRIPTVKTKAGSELVAKALHLHGKFGIWAS; this is translated from the coding sequence ATGGAACACAGACCCGGCCTCGTTCATCCGGAAAGTCCAAACCGGCTTCGGAGTCTCTACCGACTTGTCGATAAAGAGTTCAAGGATGTAGTAACATTTGTCGAGCCTCAAAGCGCTACCCTGGAACAATTGGAATTGGTGCACACACCCCAATATATAAAGCAGATCATGAGCACTGCCGGAAAAGAGTTCACCAACCTCGCTCCGGATACTCCGGTGAGCGCCAACACCTACCTTGCTGCGTGGCTTGCAGTGGGCGGATGTCTGAAGGCTTTGGAGGCTCTCATGGAAGGCCGCTTCAGGGCGTGCTTCTGTCTGGTCCGACCGCCCGGACATCACGCGTTGACGGATCGCGCCGGAGGATTCTGCATTTTCAACAATCTCGGCGTAACCGCCAAGTATGCCATAGAGACGTACGGCCTCAAGCGAATCCTTATCGTCGACTGGGACATTCATCATGGTAATGCGCTCCAGGATCTTTTCTACGGAGAGAATAGGGTTCTCTACTTTTCATCTCATTACCGCGGGTGGTACCCTCATACCGGCGACTGGGACGAATTCGGTGAATCTGAAGGCTTAGGGTACAATGTAAATCTGCCGGTTCCGAAGGAAATGACCGATAACGACATTATTCATGTCTACCGTGAACTCGTGGGTAGAATTGTTCGCAGATGGAAACCCGAGCTCATTCTGATTGCCGCGGGTTTCGATGCGCATGAAAAAGACCCGTTGGGACGAACCAGGCTGAGTGAAAATGCTTACGGATGGCTGATGCAGATGATTCTGCAGTTCAGCGATGCAGCGAAGAGCGCTCCGATTCTCCTCTCCCTGGAAGGTGGATACGATCTGTGGGCTCTGGTGAGTTCTGTGAGGGAAGTGCTTCGTGTGTTGACTTTCGAGGGCCGAAGGAACAGAATTCCTACGGTCAAGACGAAAGCAGGATCCGAACTTGTGGCAAAGGCATTACACCTGCACGGAAAATTCGGAATATGGGCTTCCTGA